From a single Stomoxys calcitrans chromosome 4, idStoCalc2.1, whole genome shotgun sequence genomic region:
- the LOC131997173 gene encoding uncharacterized protein LOC131997173, which produces MEELLNNTFDKIRKPKILTKYVDDIFAILKKSDVAETLKTLNSFNNYIQFTKEEEYDGKLPYLDSVVYRHGNQLKIDWYQKSTASGRLINFYSKHHKRVITNTATNFIRRVFSISDPDFHPDNERKIKAILRANDFPNWTINSLLGKAKERLGKIIDGEQPTKGKIYKSLTYIQGFSERFGKSNLYDKDKYHLALKTGKTVNELFSKTKCKIKNEEKSNVVYKIRCNGDKSNICPMAYIGTTMTKLKTRLSAHKSDQKANNRPIEQKTALAAHCALTGHKPNLNDVDILAQENNYRRRFTLEMLHIIDLPPDERMNFKKDIESCAKVYRHTVNKHSRREHLVANRQ; this is translated from the coding sequence ATGGAGGAACTTCTCAATAACACAtttgacaaaataagaaaacctaagatattgacaaaatatgtagacgacattttcgcgattttgaagaaatcagacGTGGCAGAGACGCTGAAGACTCTGAACTCCTTCAACAACTACATCCAATTTACGAAGGAAGAAGAATATGATGGCAAACTACCTTATTTGGACTCGGTAGTTTATAGACATGGCAACCAGCTAAAAATAGATTGGTATCAGAAATCGACGGCTTCCGGAAGATTAATCAATTTTTACTCTAAACACCACAAGAGAGTAATAACAAACAcagcaacgaattttataagaagagtatttagcattagtgatccagactttcatcctgacaatgagaggaaaataaaggcaattcttagagccaacgacttccctaattggacaattaattcactattaggcaaggccaaggaacgtcttggaaaaatcatagacggagagcagcctacaaaaggaaaaatttataaatcgctaacatacatacaaggattctccgaaagatttggcaaatcaaatctatacgacaaggacaaataccatctcgcattaaaaacaggcaaaactgtgaatgaattattcagcaagacaaaatgtaaaattaaaaatgaggagaagtcaaacgtggtatataaaattagatgtaacggcgacaagtccaatatatgcccgatggcatatattggcactaccatgacgaaattgaaaactaggttatctgcacataaatctgaccaaaaagccaataatagaccaatcgagcagaaaactgcactagcagcccactgtgcattgactggtcataagccaaacctcaacgatgtggacatcttagctcaagagaacaattacagacgaagattcactctcgagatgttgcatatcatcgacttaccgcctgacgagagaatgaatttcaagaaagatatagaaagctgcgcgaaggtataccgccacacagtcaacaagcacagcagaagagaacatttagttgccaacagacaatag